A genomic segment from bacterium encodes:
- a CDS encoding glycosyltransferase family 2 protein — protein MSRLSVIIATMNREQELHRCLDSLWAQKRLPDELVIVDDGSLDMEALKAKVPQGVEFQYHRKSPPGLSASRNLGAQVAQGELVLFLDDDVVLEPDFIEEILSVFQEDTTGRLAGVSGVITNRKPKPKWFRLWARFFLMEKGFPGRLLPWGYFSAPGIPEGVTEVQWIPGGLSCFRKEVLEQFRFSDMNQQGRHALEDVELGWRVSAHYILKTTPFAKLSHYPPESGLRGAVQRGSRQAMGHGFLFCVHGEKTLLNRVRFLWATTGLVLGNMGAVLLVRGKRQRIWRMLLALGNLLGAVRIIPQVIRGKA, from the coding sequence ATGAGCCGATTGTCGGTCATCATAGCCACCATGAACCGTGAGCAAGAGCTCCATCGCTGTCTGGATTCCCTTTGGGCTCAGAAGCGGTTACCAGACGAACTAGTTATAGTGGACGATGGAAGCCTTGATATGGAAGCTCTTAAGGCCAAGGTGCCCCAGGGGGTTGAATTCCAGTACCATCGCAAATCTCCTCCAGGGCTTTCAGCTTCCCGCAATCTCGGGGCTCAGGTTGCTCAAGGAGAGCTTGTTCTTTTCCTGGACGACGATGTGGTGCTGGAGCCTGACTTCATAGAGGAAATACTGAGTGTGTTCCAGGAGGACACAACCGGCCGTCTGGCAGGGGTAAGCGGTGTAATAACCAACCGCAAGCCCAAGCCCAAATGGTTTCGCCTGTGGGCCCGGTTTTTCCTCATGGAAAAGGGATTTCCTGGCCGACTGCTTCCTTGGGGGTATTTCTCTGCACCTGGCATTCCTGAGGGCGTTACAGAAGTGCAGTGGATTCCCGGTGGATTGAGTTGTTTCCGAAAGGAGGTTCTGGAGCAGTTCAGGTTCTCGGATATGAACCAGCAAGGCCGCCACGCTCTGGAGGATGTGGAATTGGGCTGGAGGGTATCGGCCCATTACATACTGAAGACCACTCCCTTTGCCAAGCTGTCACACTATCCTCCTGAGAGTGGCTTAAGAGGTGCAGTTCAAAGAGGCTCAAGGCAGGCAATGGGACATGGGTTCCTGTTCTGCGTTCACGGAGAAAAGACTCTTCTCAACAGAGTCAGGTTTCTTTGGGCAACAACAGGTTTAGTGCTTGGGAACATGGGGGCTGTGTTGTTAGTCAGAGGAAAAAGGCAGAGGATTTGGCGGATGTTGCTTGCTCTGGGCAATCTGTTGGGGGCAGTAAGGATCATCCCTCAAGTGATCAGGGGGAAGGCCTGA
- a CDS encoding sulfotransferase has protein sequence MDPNNTETKTNYPIIVMGMHRSGTSILTRMLMECGLFVGWELDGTQEALFFRRRNEKLINICGGRWDNPLPVHLILGNALLKKESVESLKKDISSFRVFSFLGPKLYWKHRNLFKINIPWGWKDPRNAFLLPVWLDIFPVARFVRIVRNGIDVAKSLVLREAKRLTNPIRRDNSLLGKLKRRTSLWGHRPWLLYLLENYQRFLEQMTPLSRYNRMRAYGCDTLEGAFELWNTYVSRETEVLAHLQDRTYFLRYEDFLEAPEENLYRLACFCGLSPQQDVISHLCKSLNRSRRYAFWEDQALRAFYQSVKSCPTMQQLGYSGL, from the coding sequence ATGGATCCAAACAACACTGAAACAAAGACCAATTATCCCATCATAGTAATGGGTATGCACCGCTCTGGTACTTCCATTTTGACACGGATGCTTATGGAATGTGGACTTTTCGTCGGCTGGGAGCTGGATGGAACTCAAGAAGCTTTGTTTTTTAGAAGACGTAATGAGAAGCTGATCAACATATGTGGCGGTAGATGGGACAATCCCCTCCCTGTTCATCTGATTCTGGGCAATGCTCTTTTGAAGAAAGAGTCGGTGGAATCCCTCAAGAAAGACATATCCTCATTTAGAGTCTTTTCATTTCTGGGGCCCAAGCTTTACTGGAAGCACCGAAACTTGTTCAAAATCAATATCCCATGGGGTTGGAAGGATCCTAGAAATGCTTTCCTCTTGCCTGTTTGGCTGGACATTTTTCCTGTGGCCAGATTCGTTAGGATAGTGAGAAACGGCATAGACGTGGCCAAGAGCCTCGTGCTCAGGGAAGCAAAGAGGCTCACAAATCCCATTAGGAGGGATAACAGCCTGCTGGGGAAGCTCAAGAGGCGAACCTCCCTGTGGGGACACAGGCCTTGGTTACTTTATCTTCTTGAAAATTATCAGAGATTCCTGGAACAGATGACCCCTTTGAGCCGTTACAACAGAATGAGGGCCTACGGCTGTGATACCCTGGAAGGTGCATTTGAGCTCTGGAACACATATGTTTCCAGAGAAACCGAAGTGCTGGCTCATCTCCAAGACCGCACGTATTTCTTAAGATATGAGGACTTCCTGGAAGCTCCGGAGGAAAACCTCTACAGGCTGGCTTGTTTTTGCGGTCTGAGCCCACAACAGGATGTGATAAGCCATCTTTGCAAGAGCCTTAACAGGAGCAGAAGATATGCCTTTTGGGAAGATCAGGCTCTTAGGGCATTTTACCAGAGTGTTAAGAGTTGTCCCACCATGCAACAATTGGGTTATTCTGGGCTTTAG
- a CDS encoding sulfotransferase, which produces MRNELRNNWDCLDASAPVVIGGVGGSGTRLLARILLEMGFYLGSDLNESLDNLWFTLLFKRPAWYKTELSRGRNSLMKAMELFKRSMLGGPLKPRDLKTLLGAALPMIWTGHTPGGRGKGLWPIFRAWKMLARKASLPQGATAWGWKEPNTHIYLQELMVVFPNMCYINVLRHGLDMALSKNQQQLVNWGFLFGLGKPRTEKEIPRLSLKYWVFANKRIASLAEELGNRFLSVNFDLLCLYPEKNIGKILSFLGRELNQDAFKKVCLLPKAPPTIGRYRSVDLGLFDEEDLQAVEEMGFEVERRS; this is translated from the coding sequence ATGAGAAATGAACTTAGAAACAACTGGGATTGCCTTGACGCCAGTGCTCCTGTGGTTATAGGCGGAGTGGGTGGAAGCGGGACCAGACTGCTCGCCAGGATTCTGCTGGAGATGGGATTTTACTTGGGAAGTGATTTGAATGAGTCCTTAGACAACCTTTGGTTTACACTACTTTTCAAAAGGCCGGCATGGTACAAAACAGAGCTTTCTCGAGGCCGAAATTCTTTAATGAAGGCAATGGAGCTTTTCAAGAGGTCCATGCTTGGAGGGCCTCTCAAACCCAGGGATCTGAAGACCCTTTTGGGTGCAGCTTTACCCATGATCTGGACAGGTCACACCCCTGGAGGGCGTGGAAAAGGGCTTTGGCCTATTTTTAGAGCATGGAAGATGCTTGCCAGAAAAGCCTCCTTACCCCAGGGAGCCACAGCCTGGGGTTGGAAAGAGCCCAACACGCACATCTATCTTCAGGAATTGATGGTCGTTTTCCCGAACATGTGCTACATAAACGTGCTTCGACACGGTCTGGACATGGCTCTGAGCAAGAATCAGCAGCAGCTCGTGAATTGGGGTTTTCTTTTCGGACTTGGAAAACCCAGGACAGAGAAGGAAATCCCGCGTTTGTCTCTAAAGTATTGGGTGTTTGCCAACAAAAGGATTGCCTCTTTGGCTGAAGAGCTGGGCAACCGATTTTTGAGTGTGAACTTCGACCTTTTGTGCTTGTATCCAGAGAAAAATATAGGAAAGATCTTGTCCTTTTTGGGCCGGGAACTGAATCAGGATGCTTTCAAGAAAGTTTGTTTGCTTCCCAAAGCTCCCCCAACAATAGGCAGGTACCGCTCGGTGGATCTGGGCCTTTTTGATGAGGAAGACCTTCAGGCGGTGGAAGAGATGGGCTTCGAGGTGGAGCGCAGGAGCTAG
- a CDS encoding flippase codes for MDNLPREKGLTPGTNRDLKSSSDIKKAAKGAGFTLVGSAIGAALELMGQILLARFLGMGGLGLYSLGMAAVRISEVLARLGIPLGGTRLVSIYKGTDPQRVKGILLSSTGICLLSGCVAGAVLGLLAEVIALKIFKNSEVAWVLRALAPGVPFVTLMAVSTSLLTGFHTTKFTVLSRNIIEPVVSLVLIAFFLILGQGLRGVIWAFIASHAVAALCALRFLVKLFPSLTDSSVKPVYELPRLMGNSVPILLIGVLNYVLSWTDTVMLGILSSTSAVGLYRASSRIPMLLPLFLNATNSIYGPMVANLHARGERERLEEVFRATTRWVAYATVPAFLFIIFGSTQIMSLFGKEFTEEGKTVMVILAAGCLVNSLSGGAGMTLMMSGRQDIQLYAAVGCVTLNILLNLLLIPQLGAMGAAIATSASMCGVNVAKLLLLWKLMKIHPFSPRTIGIILAGAGLWCLVWLTRGVLEPLGDWAFAVHILMSVVALAVFLGSWGMDRQDIILWQEVKSKFLGQKKNCSKA; via the coding sequence GTGGACAATCTTCCAAGAGAAAAAGGCCTAACTCCGGGTACAAACAGGGATCTTAAGAGCTCTTCTGATATAAAGAAGGCGGCCAAGGGTGCCGGGTTCACCCTTGTGGGCAGCGCAATAGGAGCGGCCTTGGAACTGATGGGCCAGATCCTGCTGGCCAGATTCTTGGGAATGGGCGGGTTGGGTCTCTACTCGCTGGGAATGGCGGCAGTGCGTATCTCAGAGGTGCTTGCCAGACTTGGCATTCCCTTGGGTGGCACCAGGCTGGTGTCCATTTACAAAGGTACAGACCCCCAGAGGGTCAAAGGGATCTTGCTTTCCTCCACCGGTATCTGCCTGCTGAGCGGGTGTGTTGCCGGAGCGGTCCTTGGGCTCCTGGCAGAGGTCATTGCCCTGAAGATCTTCAAGAATTCTGAGGTTGCCTGGGTCCTCAGGGCCCTGGCACCAGGTGTACCTTTTGTGACTTTGATGGCGGTGAGCACCTCTCTTCTTACAGGCTTTCACACCACCAAGTTCACGGTTCTTTCCAGAAACATAATAGAGCCTGTAGTCAGCCTGGTTCTGATAGCCTTTTTTCTCATCCTGGGCCAGGGGCTAAGAGGGGTGATCTGGGCCTTCATTGCTTCGCACGCTGTGGCAGCCTTATGCGCATTAAGATTCTTGGTCAAGCTTTTCCCAAGCCTAACCGACAGCTCAGTAAAGCCCGTATATGAGCTGCCTCGACTGATGGGCAACTCTGTTCCCATATTATTGATCGGGGTTCTCAATTACGTGCTTTCCTGGACAGATACTGTAATGCTTGGGATCCTTAGTTCCACATCAGCTGTGGGATTGTACAGGGCTTCATCACGCATCCCCATGCTTTTGCCTCTTTTTCTAAATGCCACCAATTCCATATACGGACCCATGGTTGCAAATCTCCATGCCAGAGGAGAAAGAGAGCGTTTGGAGGAGGTGTTTCGGGCCACCACCAGGTGGGTGGCTTATGCAACTGTGCCAGCGTTCTTGTTCATCATTTTTGGGTCAACACAGATCATGTCCCTGTTCGGAAAGGAGTTTACAGAAGAGGGTAAGACTGTGATGGTTATTCTGGCCGCAGGCTGCCTGGTCAATTCCCTAAGTGGTGGAGCTGGAATGACTTTAATGATGTCAGGCAGACAAGATATTCAGTTATATGCTGCTGTAGGATGTGTTACTTTGAATATCTTGTTGAACCTGCTCCTGATTCCTCAATTGGGGGCAATGGGAGCAGCCATAGCCACTTCTGCCTCCATGTGTGGCGTGAATGTGGCTAAGCTTCTTCTTTTGTGGAAGCTCATGAAAATTCATCCTTTTTCCCCTCGGACCATTGGGATCATACTGGCCGGAGCTGGGCTATGGTGCCTAGTCTGGTTGACAAGAGGTGTACTTGAGCCTCTGGGGGACTGGGCTTTTGCTGTTCACATATTGATGTCGGTTGTAGCTCTGGCTGTTTTCTTGGGATCATGGGGCATGGACAGGCAGGATATTATTCTATGGCAAGAAGTTAAGAGCAAATTTCTGGGACAAAAAAAGAACTGCTCAAAAGCATAA
- a CDS encoding sulfatase-like hydrolase/transferase — MDILKNILLVIVDCLGQFFLEGKKKKDYPFLNSLYSMGVSFSQCVATSTTTTPSVATILTGNYPIRHNIRTLTGARLHPTVGTMAEELAAAGYNTYAEVTGPLFSELGMNRGFLEYKHRDKTAYLGSSWGRELCSRIRDGGLAKPWFLLLHLWELHQPRWAPHGSTKKGRKRVSFEKALQFLDEAMAQTIGNSLNLEETILILTGDHGERVEKSRLDKLLRMACVRAYEKIHPLGLPEYWRTELNRRFRLGHGFHLGEQLIRVPLLLVDCGKLPANLELKTQVSHVDIFPTLAGLLGISMGAREMAGLDLLESWRQGNSLPQRPAFLQASGIVLPESKQWLEGVRWQGFKYIRQMASTGQPFEWLYKVNEGFKEIRVKDQGICSMMREEMDRFRRSESQDPAQNTMSEEESQILAKRLKDLGYM; from the coding sequence GTGGATATTTTGAAAAATATTCTTTTAGTTATTGTAGATTGCCTGGGTCAATTCTTCCTGGAAGGAAAGAAAAAAAAAGATTATCCTTTTTTAAACAGCTTGTATTCAATGGGGGTTTCCTTCAGCCAGTGCGTGGCCACAAGCACTACAACCACACCCAGTGTGGCAACTATTCTGACCGGGAACTATCCCATTCGGCACAACATAAGAACTCTCACAGGAGCCAGGCTGCACCCTACAGTGGGCACCATGGCGGAAGAGCTTGCCGCAGCTGGATACAACACCTACGCTGAGGTCACAGGACCCCTCTTCAGCGAACTGGGTATGAACCGGGGTTTCTTGGAATACAAACACAGGGACAAGACAGCATATCTTGGCTCTTCATGGGGCAGGGAGCTATGCTCCAGAATAAGAGACGGCGGCCTTGCAAAACCCTGGTTTCTTCTCTTGCATCTTTGGGAGCTCCACCAACCCAGATGGGCACCCCATGGCTCAACAAAAAAAGGCAGGAAGCGGGTTTCTTTTGAGAAGGCCCTTCAGTTCTTGGATGAGGCCATGGCTCAAACCATCGGTAACTCATTGAACCTAGAGGAAACCATCTTGATTCTTACAGGTGACCATGGTGAGAGAGTCGAAAAAAGCAGGCTGGACAAACTGCTCAGAATGGCCTGTGTGAGGGCATATGAAAAGATTCACCCACTAGGTCTTCCTGAGTATTGGAGGACAGAGCTGAATCGAAGATTCAGGCTAGGCCACGGCTTCCATCTGGGTGAGCAGTTGATTCGTGTTCCCTTACTTCTGGTGGACTGCGGCAAGCTCCCGGCAAATCTGGAGCTCAAGACACAGGTGAGCCATGTGGACATCTTCCCCACCCTGGCAGGGCTCTTGGGAATATCCATGGGGGCAAGAGAAATGGCCGGGCTGGACCTCCTGGAATCCTGGAGACAAGGAAACTCTTTGCCTCAAAGACCAGCTTTTTTGCAGGCAAGCGGAATTGTACTTCCAGAGTCCAAGCAGTGGCTGGAGGGAGTCAGATGGCAAGGCTTTAAGTACATCAGGCAGATGGCATCCACAGGCCAGCCCTTTGAGTGGCTTTATAAGGTCAATGAGGGGTTCAAGGAGATCAGAGTCAAGGATCAGGGCATCTGCTCCATGATGAGAGAAGAGATGGATCGTTTTCGAAGATCTGAATCCCAGGACCCTGCTCAGAACACCATGTCAGAGGAGGAATCGCAAATCCTGGCAAAACGCCTGAAGGATCTGGGATATATGTGA
- a CDS encoding sulfotransferase, producing MLFIASASRSGSTLLDLLLGSHPQGVSTGEIRRLQGFVLQDKTLLALDDEDYPLTCSCAKPLKECAFWMEVEKQFGASFKHTVFKTRQKRSWRSLLMASYLATGPQGVRMLARAFSPVRKEVQIGLNCIRLHEAVSLVSGASFVVDSSKSIYHYMLLHCAAPKLMRLIVLVRDGRGVAHSMVRGTRAKKWQEGPLPPFLQASRQWALTTKSILMLSRRTKPSDKVLLRYEEICSKPLEVLNHMARKWGLLPWEDSFWKELKERHIIGGSPSLRFEQLLDRLEPDNRWRQSLDRELLEGFEKMAGKLNRKLGYFS from the coding sequence GTGCTTTTCATAGCAAGCGCTTCTAGATCAGGCTCTACCCTTCTGGATCTGCTATTGGGAAGCCATCCACAAGGGGTCTCCACAGGAGAGATCAGAAGGCTTCAGGGCTTTGTGCTCCAGGACAAAACTTTGCTGGCCTTGGATGATGAGGATTACCCCCTTACCTGCTCCTGCGCAAAGCCCTTGAAAGAGTGCGCGTTTTGGATGGAGGTGGAAAAGCAATTTGGGGCCTCATTTAAGCATACTGTTTTCAAGACCAGGCAGAAGCGCTCTTGGAGATCCCTTCTCATGGCTTCTTACCTGGCAACAGGTCCCCAAGGGGTCCGTATGCTAGCACGAGCCTTTAGCCCTGTCAGAAAGGAAGTGCAGATCGGTCTTAACTGCATTCGGCTACATGAGGCTGTCTCTTTGGTGTCAGGAGCATCTTTTGTGGTGGATTCCTCCAAGTCTATCTATCATTACATGCTTTTGCATTGTGCGGCTCCAAAGCTCATGAGACTTATAGTGTTGGTCCGAGATGGCCGCGGGGTGGCGCACTCCATGGTGCGAGGCACCAGAGCAAAGAAGTGGCAAGAGGGTCCCCTTCCCCCATTTCTTCAGGCCTCCCGGCAATGGGCTCTTACAACCAAAAGCATCTTGATGCTTTCCCGCCGCACCAAGCCCTCTGACAAAGTTCTCCTTCGTTACGAGGAGATCTGCAGCAAGCCCCTTGAGGTCCTGAATCATATGGCCAGGAAGTGGGGGCTTCTTCCGTGGGAGGATTCCTTCTGGAAAGAGCTCAAAGAAAGGCACATCATAGGAGGTTCTCCTTCTTTGCGCTTTGAGCAATTACTCGATAGACTCGAGCCAGACAACAGATGGAGGCAGTCACTGGACAGAGAGCTACTGGAAGGCTTTGAAAAAATGGCAGGGAAGCTGAATCGAAAGCTGGGTTATTTCTCATGA
- a CDS encoding sulfotransferase domain-containing protein has translation MRVFFSQAGNQRVSNKGTKAPRRLHTRILWQVRRRLRLTAGLYPTHRKVDFIVCGAQKAGTSALASYLDEHPEICMADAKELHFFDNEEIFQKKSPDYRFYHCAFSPGACHRLLGEATPIYMYWYTAPRRMWEYNPDLKLIVILRNPITRAYSHWNMQRTRGMETLSFWEAIQEERKRCRQALPYQHRLYSYVDRGFYSEQLRRLWTYFPLEQVFVIKTEDLRKNPKECMEKLWRFLGLDDPGRIIFPKDVHSRPYVSPLGEREKDYLLRVYEYEIKNLERLLGWDCSEWLNPEREIPF, from the coding sequence ATGAGAGTGTTTTTTTCTCAGGCTGGCAACCAAAGGGTCTCAAACAAAGGCACCAAGGCTCCCAGGAGACTCCATACAAGGATCCTGTGGCAGGTAAGAAGGCGCTTAAGATTAACTGCTGGGCTTTATCCCACCCACAGGAAGGTTGACTTCATTGTTTGCGGCGCGCAAAAAGCCGGTACCTCTGCCCTAGCCTCATACTTGGATGAACACCCTGAGATCTGCATGGCAGATGCCAAAGAGCTCCATTTCTTCGACAACGAGGAGATCTTCCAGAAAAAATCCCCGGACTACAGGTTCTATCATTGCGCGTTTAGTCCCGGGGCCTGCCACAGGCTCCTGGGAGAGGCTACCCCTATTTACATGTACTGGTACACTGCCCCAAGAAGAATGTGGGAGTACAATCCTGATCTTAAGCTCATAGTAATTCTTCGAAATCCCATAACCAGGGCATACTCCCACTGGAACATGCAACGCACAAGAGGTATGGAGACTCTTTCTTTTTGGGAAGCCATTCAAGAGGAAAGGAAAAGGTGCAGGCAGGCCCTTCCCTACCAGCACAGACTGTATTCTTATGTGGACCGTGGGTTTTACTCGGAACAGTTAAGAAGGCTTTGGACATATTTCCCTCTGGAACAAGTATTTGTGATAAAGACAGAGGACTTGAGAAAAAATCCCAAAGAATGCATGGAGAAGCTATGGAGGTTTCTGGGCCTGGATGATCCTGGCAGGATCATTTTTCCCAAAGACGTGCACTCCAGACCCTATGTCTCGCCTTTGGGAGAAAGGGAGAAAGATTATTTGCTGAGGGTTTACGAGTACGAGATAAAGAACTTGGAAAGACTCCTGGGATGGGATTGCAGTGAATGGTTAAATCCCGAAAGAGAAATCCCTTTTTAA
- a CDS encoding glycosyltransferase family 39 protein → MDMSFARPKEKLDKAKDNPKGPAEPLISWSRDHGFKGCLWGLVLVVVVAAFVLSHLRASPRSPDEQAYLAWAVSFALEGRILEPDGSEVSKSVGPLHVLMVGLAFKSLGISTEAAQAVSVLGGALGVGVCFLLGWLVLGVRGGLLAALLFLTSGKGEIWEYSNRVLNDIHLTLWISCILFFGMAYIRWGTLWMAFGMGSCLGLGFLTKESTLLAFPVLMAAFFLGNRPRSTRLVHFLVAMAVAGSLMAPLLLHRYRAIQLREEAQRPVYGLRAGNLATLLNPEKWGFRGLEELGNNLLLRGMPSAAFKVIYGVSLLGCLVLVFKRKAPKELILPFVLIFFWIGVFQTFLHLPLTRRQLVPLFPAYSVLTTFFLVSCWRFIGSTILMGRLHPKTGSVVGFGASVALGFLNMSPQAFSGLSPGRVFHAQSPAFLQAQAKEALACASDAALIASNYDRTVYFFLKGRIPVLHLKAPELEQVQKPWQPGKPKKHGRPPTRERSSMEDKISSLTQDLLGDSKPFYGIIFYPKAREGLDPTLWMYGPWELICKGEGFLVYKWQASKKAG, encoded by the coding sequence ATGGACATGTCTTTTGCCAGGCCCAAAGAAAAGCTTGATAAAGCAAAGGACAATCCCAAAGGGCCAGCCGAGCCCTTGATTTCCTGGAGCAGGGATCATGGGTTCAAAGGTTGTCTTTGGGGGCTGGTGTTGGTAGTGGTGGTTGCTGCTTTTGTTCTTTCACATCTTAGAGCGTCTCCCAGAAGCCCCGATGAGCAGGCCTATCTGGCCTGGGCGGTCTCCTTTGCATTGGAAGGCAGGATCCTGGAGCCAGATGGCAGTGAGGTGAGCAAGAGCGTGGGTCCTCTTCACGTTCTTATGGTAGGGCTTGCCTTCAAGAGCCTGGGAATCAGTACAGAGGCTGCCCAGGCCGTAAGTGTTCTGGGAGGGGCTTTAGGGGTAGGGGTCTGTTTCTTACTGGGCTGGCTGGTCCTAGGTGTGAGGGGGGGGCTCCTGGCGGCCTTGTTGTTTCTGACCTCAGGGAAAGGGGAGATATGGGAATATTCCAACAGGGTGCTAAACGATATACACCTTACCCTGTGGATAAGCTGCATATTGTTCTTTGGCATGGCATATATCCGGTGGGGAACTCTCTGGATGGCCTTTGGAATGGGATCATGCTTGGGACTTGGGTTCCTCACCAAGGAATCCACCCTCCTTGCGTTTCCGGTTTTGATGGCAGCTTTTTTCTTGGGTAATAGACCCAGGAGCACCAGGCTGGTGCATTTTCTGGTGGCAATGGCTGTGGCCGGCTCTTTGATGGCCCCTTTGCTCCTACATCGATACAGGGCTATCCAGCTTAGGGAAGAGGCACAGAGACCCGTCTATGGACTCAGGGCCGGAAATCTTGCAACCCTCTTGAATCCCGAGAAATGGGGATTCAGAGGGCTCGAGGAACTTGGAAACAATCTGCTTTTGAGAGGAATGCCTTCGGCCGCCTTCAAGGTTATTTACGGGGTTTCTCTTTTGGGATGTCTGGTCCTGGTGTTCAAAAGGAAAGCCCCCAAGGAACTGATTCTTCCATTTGTTCTCATATTTTTCTGGATAGGGGTTTTCCAGACTTTCCTTCATCTTCCCCTGACCAGAAGACAGCTTGTACCCCTTTTCCCGGCGTACAGTGTGCTGACGACATTTTTCCTGGTTAGCTGCTGGCGTTTTATTGGATCTACTATTCTTATGGGAAGGCTCCATCCCAAGACTGGGTCAGTGGTGGGATTTGGCGCTTCTGTGGCCTTGGGGTTTCTCAACATGTCTCCTCAGGCCTTCTCAGGGTTGAGCCCTGGGAGAGTGTTTCATGCCCAGTCACCGGCTTTTCTCCAAGCGCAGGCCAAGGAAGCCCTGGCCTGCGCTTCGGATGCCGCACTCATTGCAAGCAATTACGACCGTACTGTCTATTTCTTCTTGAAAGGCAGGATTCCCGTCTTACACCTTAAGGCTCCTGAGCTTGAGCAGGTCCAAAAACCTTGGCAGCCAGGAAAGCCCAAGAAGCATGGCAGGCCCCCAACCAGGGAAAGATCTTCCATGGAAGATAAAATTTCCAGCCTTACGCAAGATCTTCTCGGGGATTCCAAGCCCTTTTATGGAATAATCTTTTATCCCAAGGCCCGAGAGGGTCTCGACCCCACTTTATGGATGTATGGCCCCTGGGAACTGATTTGCAAGGGAGAAGGTTTCCTGGTCTACAAGTGGCAGGCCAGCAAAAAGGCAGGATAG
- a CDS encoding lysylphosphatidylglycerol synthase transmembrane domain-containing protein encodes MNWKAKAVKGLIKCLGPLLFLVLLLKVVDPKAALELLKGVRWELCVLSIVLFPWVIGLHAWRWWMIARLVGMASGFKRLFQVYWIGWFLGFLPPGGVAVIAKIYCLKQDGEPVGRTSVSLGADKLFDLVSTCLFAMYGLLYFQGSLFPGYGMWLGLLGGISLVVLLIFRGKWLWELLQRSSIRYLRKSKAGLKEAFLESDRAAESLWEKMNLGLFLKLTLISVCLELSRATVFFVLARALGLNMSVAFAFGCRALVGLVQVIPITVGGLGTREAVLVLAFPLAGLSLEAAVALGFLSFLWNVAFHLSGVFCWLREPVSYGRKLGVKKDS; translated from the coding sequence GTGAACTGGAAAGCCAAGGCCGTAAAAGGCCTCATCAAGTGTCTGGGACCGCTGTTGTTTCTGGTCTTGTTGTTGAAGGTGGTGGACCCCAAGGCAGCCTTGGAACTGCTCAAAGGGGTGCGCTGGGAGCTTTGTGTTCTGAGTATTGTTTTATTCCCCTGGGTCATAGGGCTTCACGCCTGGCGGTGGTGGATGATTGCAAGGCTTGTGGGAATGGCATCAGGTTTCAAGAGGCTCTTCCAGGTGTACTGGATTGGTTGGTTCTTGGGCTTCTTGCCGCCAGGGGGTGTGGCTGTGATTGCCAAAATTTACTGCCTCAAGCAAGACGGAGAGCCCGTTGGCCGCACCTCGGTTTCTTTGGGAGCTGATAAGCTTTTTGACCTGGTAAGTACGTGCCTTTTCGCAATGTACGGTCTTCTATACTTTCAAGGCTCCCTTTTTCCAGGCTATGGAATGTGGTTGGGCTTGTTGGGTGGCATTTCACTGGTGGTGTTGTTGATCTTTAGGGGCAAATGGCTTTGGGAATTACTGCAGAGATCCTCGATCAGGTACTTGAGGAAGTCCAAGGCTGGCTTGAAGGAGGCTTTTTTAGAGTCAGACAGGGCTGCAGAGAGCCTTTGGGAAAAGATGAACTTGGGTCTTTTTTTGAAACTAACACTGATCTCCGTGTGCCTAGAGCTGTCAAGGGCAACAGTGTTTTTTGTTTTGGCCCGGGCTTTGGGTTTGAATATGTCCGTGGCATTTGCCTTTGGATGTAGAGCCCTGGTGGGCCTGGTGCAGGTGATCCCCATTACTGTGGGTGGTCTTGGGACCAGGGAAGCTGTCTTGGTGCTAGCCTTTCCACTGGCCGGTTTGAGCCTGGAGGCCGCCGTGGCACTGGGATTTCTCTCATTTCTTTGGAATGTTGCCTTTCATCTTTCAGGAGTCTTCTGTTGGCTTAGGGAGCCGGTCTCCTACGGGCGTAAGTTGGGAGTCAAGAAGGACTCTTAG